In the genome of Chryseobacterium oryzae, one region contains:
- a CDS encoding DUF6973 domain-containing protein produces MRTFKVIFNTIKSMSLKKILRLLSAVLPHPIFSVLSFYATIKAFTIAQKLYPKTASKNGKGNAFRHAFWCCLITMYCSKVSSPEKALDFCKKITDLHEELFPNKPLETKMDLHNNKVGMDYFMELLPGIHRQFFEKSFFVEELQKKTANAKVLKNLDDDFAGELVYLDEK; encoded by the coding sequence ATGAGGACTTTTAAAGTGATTTTCAACACCATAAAAAGCATGAGTTTAAAAAAAATTCTCAGGCTTTTGTCCGCTGTGTTACCCCATCCTATTTTCTCGGTTTTAAGTTTTTATGCAACAATAAAGGCTTTTACCATTGCACAGAAGCTTTATCCTAAAACTGCCTCAAAAAATGGAAAAGGCAATGCCTTCAGACATGCATTTTGGTGCTGCCTCATTACCATGTACTGCAGTAAAGTATCTTCTCCTGAAAAAGCTTTGGATTTCTGTAAAAAAATTACAGATCTTCACGAAGAATTATTTCCCAATAAGCCATTGGAAACCAAAATGGATTTGCACAACAATAAGGTTGGGATGGATTATTTTATGGAGCTTCTCCCGGGAATTCACCGTCAGTTTTTTGAAAAAAGTTTCTTCGTAGAAGAGTTGCAAAAAAAAACAGCAAATGCAAAAGTGTTGAAAAACCTGGATGATGATTTTGCCGGAGAATTGGTTTATTTGGATGAAAAATAA
- a CDS encoding CBS domain-containing protein has protein sequence MFIKDYISKDFPCFHLSDSIESARETIEAFGYTHIFIKKSHHFHGAIAKDFLYEEEGSLKNLEHQIERFAILEDNNILDSIRLFYTFDANVIPVINKSEKYLGYITCDDVFRTLSKYPLFSETGAIITVEVPSRKYSMTEIANIVESNNSKFYGGFISMMSDEVIQVTLKMSNENLASIDATFDRYDYRIVEKYYSDEKTDMLKDRFGFLQKFIEI, from the coding sequence ATGTTTATTAAGGACTATATCTCAAAAGATTTTCCGTGTTTTCATCTTTCTGATTCTATAGAGTCGGCAAGAGAAACAATAGAAGCTTTTGGATATACACATATTTTCATTAAGAAATCTCATCACTTCCACGGTGCAATAGCCAAAGACTTCCTCTATGAAGAAGAAGGCAGCCTTAAAAATCTGGAACATCAGATTGAAAGATTTGCTATTTTGGAAGACAATAATATTTTAGACAGCATTCGTCTTTTTTATACTTTCGATGCGAATGTAATTCCCGTCATCAATAAATCCGAAAAATATTTGGGATATATTACCTGTGATGATGTTTTCCGTACGCTATCAAAATATCCGCTTTTTTCAGAAACCGGTGCAATAATTACGGTAGAAGTACCTTCCAGAAAATATTCTATGACGGAAATTGCCAATATTGTAGAAAGCAACAATTCTAAATTTTACGGAGGTTTTATCAGCATGATGTCGGATGAAGTCATCCAAGTAACATTGAAGATGAGCAATGAGAATCTAGCGTCTATTGATGCAACATTCGACAGATACGATTACAGAATTGTAGAAAAATATTATTCTGACGAGAAAACAGATATGTTGAAAGACCGGTTTGGTTTTTTACAGAAATTTATAGAAATCTAA
- the fbaA gene encoding class II fructose-bisphosphate aldolase produces the protein MSRIFPAGVATGQLVTDIFQHAKENKFALPAVNVIGSSTVNAVMETAAKLNSPVIIQFSNGGAAFNAGKGLSNDGQKAAILGAIAGAKHIHTLAEAYGATVILHTDHAAKKLLPWIDGLLDASEEFYKQTGKSLYSSHMLDLSEEPLEENLEISAQYFERMAKMQMTLEVEIGVTGGEEDGVDNSGVDNSLLYTQPEDVAYTYEKLKAVSDNFTIAAAFGNVHGVYKPGNVVLTPKILENSQKFVQEKFGTAAKPVNFVFHGGSGSTLEEIREAIDYGVIKMNIDTDLQFAYTEGIRDYMVNNVEYLKTQIGNPEGEEKPNKKFYDPRVWVRKGEETFSKRLVQAFEDLNNVNTLK, from the coding sequence ATGAGCAGAATTTTTCCGGCAGGAGTTGCCACAGGTCAGTTAGTTACAGATATTTTTCAGCATGCGAAAGAAAATAAATTTGCATTGCCTGCAGTAAACGTAATCGGTTCGAGCACCGTAAACGCTGTAATGGAAACTGCTGCAAAACTAAATTCTCCAGTTATTATTCAGTTTTCCAACGGAGGTGCTGCTTTTAATGCAGGAAAAGGATTGAGCAATGACGGACAAAAAGCTGCCATTCTTGGTGCAATTGCAGGAGCTAAGCATATTCACACTTTAGCAGAGGCTTACGGAGCTACCGTAATTCTTCATACCGATCATGCTGCAAAAAAATTATTACCTTGGATTGACGGTTTACTAGATGCAAGCGAAGAATTTTACAAACAAACCGGTAAATCGCTTTACTCATCTCACATGTTGGATCTTTCTGAAGAGCCTTTAGAAGAAAATCTTGAGATTTCTGCTCAATATTTCGAAAGAATGGCAAAAATGCAGATGACTTTAGAAGTTGAAATCGGTGTAACAGGTGGCGAAGAAGATGGTGTAGACAACTCTGGTGTTGATAACTCCTTATTGTACACTCAACCTGAGGATGTAGCTTATACCTATGAAAAATTAAAAGCTGTTTCTGATAACTTTACCATTGCTGCTGCTTTCGGAAATGTTCACGGTGTTTACAAGCCAGGTAATGTAGTTTTAACTCCAAAAATCTTAGAAAACTCTCAAAAATTTGTTCAGGAAAAATTCGGAACTGCAGCTAAACCGGTAAATTTTGTATTCCACGGTGGTTCTGGTTCTACTTTAGAAGAAATAAGAGAAGCAATTGATTATGGAGTAATTAAAATGAATATTGATACCGATCTTCAGTTTGCTTATACAGAAGGAATCAGAGATTATATGGTAAACAATGTAGAATATTTGAAAACTCAAATCGGAAATCCTGAAGGCGAAGAAAAACCAAACAAAAAATTCTATGATCCGAGAGTTTGGGTAAGAAAAGGTGAAGAAACGTTCTCTAAGAGATTGGTACAGGCATTTGAAGATTTAAATAACGTAAATACGCTTAAATAA
- the accD gene encoding acetyl-CoA carboxylase, carboxyltransferase subunit beta — MAFDWFKRKAQNITTSTDEKKDVPKGLWHQTPSGKVVEHDELKRNNYVSPEDGFHVRIGSAEFFDILFDEGKFTELDANVESIDMLNFKDTKSYTDRLKEVKAKTKLTDSIRNAVGTVNGTEMVVSCMDFAFIGGSLGSVMGEKIRRAIDYCIEKKLPYMIICQSGGARMQEATYSLMQLAKVQAKLAQLSEAGLLYIAYLCDPTFGGITASFAMTADIIMAEPKALIGFAGPRVIRETIGRDLPEGFQTSEFLQEKGFVDFIVKRTEIKDKVSQTVNLLASKA, encoded by the coding sequence ATGGCATTCGACTGGTTTAAAAGAAAAGCACAAAATATTACAACCTCTACAGATGAGAAGAAAGATGTTCCGAAAGGACTTTGGCATCAGACTCCGTCTGGAAAAGTAGTGGAACATGATGAACTTAAAAGAAACAATTATGTTTCTCCGGAAGATGGCTTCCACGTAAGAATAGGAAGTGCTGAGTTTTTTGATATCCTTTTTGACGAAGGCAAGTTTACCGAATTGGATGCTAATGTTGAAAGTATTGATATGCTCAACTTTAAAGACACAAAGTCGTATACTGACCGTCTGAAGGAAGTTAAAGCAAAAACAAAACTCACAGATTCTATTAGAAATGCTGTGGGAACCGTAAACGGAACCGAAATGGTGGTTTCTTGTATGGATTTCGCTTTCATTGGAGGATCTTTGGGTTCTGTAATGGGAGAAAAAATCAGAAGAGCGATTGATTACTGTATCGAGAAAAAACTTCCTTATATGATTATCTGCCAATCTGGTGGAGCAAGAATGCAGGAAGCAACCTATTCTTTGATGCAGTTGGCAAAAGTTCAGGCAAAACTGGCTCAGCTTTCAGAAGCGGGTCTTTTGTATATTGCCTACCTTTGCGATCCTACTTTTGGCGGAATTACCGCATCTTTCGCAATGACGGCAGACATCATCATGGCAGAACCTAAAGCATTGATCGGATTTGCAGGGCCAAGAGTAATCCGTGAAACCATCGGTAGAGATTTACCGGAAGGTTTCCAGACTTCAGAATTCCTTCAGGAAAAAGGGTTTGTAGATTTTATCGTTAAAAGAACAGAAATAAAAGATAAAGTATCGCAAACAGTAAATTTATTGGCTTCGAAAGCATAA
- a CDS encoding DUF885 domain-containing protein codes for MKNIFLKAILAISLTSAVISCKKTDSPITKVTPTNIDSIASNYYEQYLKLYPLEATSQGDLRYNDQLPINIDKDFISGELAFYNSVLKQLKNVDYKSLSDDDKVVYDVLDFTLNDKIEAFVYHPEYIPFTQFGGLPLSFPLYGSGQGSQPFNTDKDYEDWLKRMEKFPVWMNAATENFKEGMTNKMVLPKKLVIKMIPQMRSEEIITTDFAKNIFYGPINNFPKNFTKDQKDKYAKLYKESIIKNIIPAYKKMGDFLEKEYLPNARETDGYNSLPNGKNIYEFYAKSWTTTNKTPEEINKIGLQQVAMLRGEMEKVKQQVGFTGTLEQFITSVKTDPKAMPYKTSKEVLDGFNGILAKITPKLKTMFGVTPKTKFEIRQTEKFREASASAEYIQGTPDGKRPGIFYMPIPDPTKFNVTSGMESLFLHEAIPGHHYQVSLQQENTKLPKFMRFGWFGAYGEGWAHYCETLGPEFGLYTDPYQKMGYLSDQMLRAVRLVVDTGIHTGKMTREEAITYFLNNIAYDEAGAVAEVERYMAMPGQALGYKIGSLRIRELREKYQKELGNKFSLAKFHDEILNQGCLPLDVLNRKMELWAKKQK; via the coding sequence ATGAAAAATATCTTTCTGAAAGCCATTTTAGCAATCAGTCTTACATCGGCAGTAATTTCCTGTAAAAAAACAGATTCTCCGATTACCAAAGTTACGCCTACGAATATAGATTCTATTGCTTCCAATTATTATGAGCAATATTTAAAGCTATATCCTTTAGAAGCTACTTCTCAGGGAGATTTAAGATATAACGACCAGTTACCGATTAATATAGACAAAGATTTTATATCTGGAGAATTAGCATTTTATAATTCGGTGCTTAAGCAGCTTAAAAATGTAGATTACAAAAGCCTTTCGGATGATGATAAAGTAGTTTACGATGTTTTGGATTTTACTTTGAATGACAAAATTGAAGCTTTTGTTTACCACCCGGAATATATTCCTTTTACACAGTTTGGAGGTTTGCCTTTAAGCTTTCCGTTATACGGAAGTGGGCAGGGAAGTCAGCCTTTCAATACAGACAAAGATTATGAAGATTGGCTGAAAAGAATGGAGAAATTTCCGGTTTGGATGAATGCGGCAACAGAAAATTTCAAAGAAGGAATGACCAATAAGATGGTTTTACCCAAAAAACTAGTCATCAAAATGATTCCTCAGATGAGGTCAGAAGAAATTATTACTACAGATTTTGCAAAAAATATTTTCTATGGTCCCATTAATAATTTTCCTAAAAACTTCACCAAAGATCAAAAAGATAAATATGCAAAACTTTATAAGGAATCTATCATAAAAAATATTATTCCGGCATATAAAAAAATGGGAGATTTCCTTGAAAAAGAATATTTGCCAAATGCTAGAGAAACAGATGGTTACAACAGCCTTCCTAATGGTAAAAACATCTACGAATTTTATGCGAAAAGCTGGACTACCACCAACAAAACTCCCGAAGAAATAAATAAAATAGGATTACAACAAGTAGCGATGCTTCGGGGTGAAATGGAAAAAGTAAAACAGCAGGTTGGCTTCACAGGAACTTTGGAACAGTTTATTACCTCTGTAAAAACAGATCCTAAAGCAATGCCTTATAAAACATCTAAAGAGGTTTTGGATGGCTTCAACGGAATTTTAGCTAAAATTACTCCAAAGCTAAAAACCATGTTTGGAGTTACTCCCAAAACAAAGTTTGAAATCCGACAGACAGAAAAATTTCGTGAAGCGAGTGCAAGTGCAGAGTATATTCAGGGAACTCCGGATGGAAAAAGACCGGGTATTTTCTATATGCCTATTCCAGATCCTACAAAATTCAATGTAACTTCAGGAATGGAATCTCTTTTCTTGCATGAAGCAATTCCGGGACATCATTATCAGGTTTCTTTGCAGCAGGAAAATACAAAACTTCCAAAATTTATGAGATTTGGCTGGTTTGGAGCTTATGGAGAAGGTTGGGCACATTATTGCGAAACTTTAGGTCCGGAGTTTGGCTTATATACAGATCCTTACCAAAAAATGGGATATTTAAGCGATCAAATGCTTCGTGCAGTTCGTTTGGTGGTAGATACCGGGATTCATACAGGTAAAATGACCAGAGAAGAGGCAATTACTTATTTTTTAAATAATATTGCCTACGATGAAGCGGGAGCAGTTGCAGAAGTTGAACGATATATGGCAATGCCCGGACAGGCTTTAGGCTATAAAATCGGTTCTTTAAGAATAAGAGAGCTGAGAGAAAAATATCAAAAAGAACTTGGAAATAAATTCAGTTTGGCTAAATTTCATGATGAAATTCTGAATCAGGGTTGTCTTCCTTTAGATGTTCTCAACAGAAAAATGGAGCTTTGGGCAAAGAAACAAAAGTAA
- a CDS encoding NAD kinase has product MKAAIYSQKKDLDTFLYLSKFISELESRGVESVLYNEMAEALQFSKIFETFSHKQDLIEKKVDLFFTFGGDGTIVNALTFIEDLEIPIVGVNTGRLGFLASFTKEEAFKALDSILKGDVKTSRRSVIEVVSPKSEDFFPFALNDVTISRKETTSMITVDSYINNEFLNVFWGDGVIVSTPTGSTAYSLSCGGPIISPNNENFVITPIAPHNLNVRPLVVNDKVEIKFRVESRVPQYSLSLDSRLIHIETDQEIVIKKANFQILLVQPNNLSFYETIRQKLLWGRDKRN; this is encoded by the coding sequence ATGAAGGCAGCCATTTATTCGCAGAAAAAAGACTTAGATACTTTTTTATATTTAAGTAAATTTATCTCCGAGCTGGAAAGCAGAGGTGTAGAATCTGTTCTGTATAACGAAATGGCAGAAGCACTTCAGTTTTCTAAAATTTTCGAAACTTTTTCTCATAAGCAAGATCTTATTGAAAAAAAAGTAGATCTTTTTTTTACTTTTGGAGGAGACGGAACCATTGTAAACGCTCTTACTTTTATAGAAGATTTAGAAATTCCTATTGTAGGAGTAAACACAGGAAGATTAGGTTTTCTCGCAAGTTTTACCAAAGAGGAAGCCTTTAAAGCACTGGATTCTATCCTTAAAGGAGATGTAAAAACCAGCCGCCGTTCTGTAATTGAAGTTGTTTCTCCAAAATCTGAAGATTTTTTTCCTTTTGCCTTGAATGATGTGACAATTTCCAGAAAAGAAACCACATCTATGATAACCGTAGATTCTTACATTAATAACGAATTTCTGAATGTTTTTTGGGGAGACGGCGTTATTGTTTCTACTCCAACAGGTTCTACTGCCTATTCTCTAAGTTGTGGAGGTCCTATTATTTCTCCCAACAACGAAAATTTTGTTATCACCCCAATCGCCCCTCATAATCTTAATGTAAGACCTTTGGTTGTGAATGATAAGGTCGAAATAAAATTCAGAGTGGAGAGCAGAGTTCCGCAATATTCTCTTTCATTAGACTCCAGACTTATTCATATCGAAACAGATCAGGAAATCGTGATCAAGAAAGCGAATTTTCAAATTTTGCTTGTGCAGCCAAACAATCTCAGTTTCTACGAAACTATACGCCAGAAGCTTCTTTGGGGAAGAGACAAAAGAAATTAA
- a CDS encoding nucleoside recognition domain-containing protein: protein MVLSRIWSAFIIIAIAIASIKYISSSHYKTIFNDMVVGKGGDTVQIATQNMSAITPLIRDSLMKKSDFADNRIHYKTDSLKQNVKVYRIQESDGVIGTSETAVKICLGLIGIMTLFMGFMSIAEKAGGINLLSRLIQPFFSKLFPEIPKNHPSFGHMLMNFSANLLGLDNAATPFGLKAMESLQTLNPNKDTASNSQIMFLCLHAGGMTLIPVSIIAIRASMGSKTPTDIFLPCMIATFTATLAAMIIVSAYQKINLLRPVVIAYVGGISAIIGLLVVYLVQLSKNELDDFSKVLSNGLILFIFVAIVLGAVYKKINVFDAFIDGAKEGFTTCVKIIPYLVGMLIAISLLRTSGVFDVIIDGMKWIAYSANVDARFVDGLPTALIKPLSGSGARGMMVDTMATFGADSFQGKLAAVLQGSSDTTFYVIAVYFGAVAIKNTRYTVIAMLLADLVGIITSIVLAYLFFA, encoded by the coding sequence ATGGTTCTCAGCAGAATTTGGTCGGCGTTTATTATTATTGCGATTGCAATCGCGAGTATAAAATATATTTCATCAAGCCATTACAAAACCATTTTCAACGATATGGTGGTTGGAAAAGGCGGAGATACGGTACAAATTGCGACTCAAAATATGAGTGCGATAACGCCGCTTATAAGAGATAGTTTAATGAAAAAATCAGATTTTGCTGATAATAGAATTCATTACAAAACCGATTCTCTGAAACAAAATGTAAAGGTTTACCGTATTCAGGAATCAGATGGAGTGATAGGAACTTCAGAAACAGCAGTAAAAATCTGTCTCGGTTTAATTGGAATTATGACATTATTTATGGGATTCATGAGTATTGCTGAAAAAGCTGGTGGAATAAATCTGTTAAGCCGTTTAATTCAGCCATTTTTTTCGAAATTATTTCCCGAAATACCTAAAAACCACCCTTCTTTTGGACACATGCTGATGAACTTCAGTGCCAATCTTTTAGGTCTGGATAATGCAGCCACTCCTTTTGGTTTAAAAGCTATGGAAAGTCTGCAGACTTTAAATCCAAATAAAGACACCGCAAGCAATTCACAAATTATGTTTCTCTGCCTTCACGCAGGAGGGATGACTTTAATTCCGGTTTCCATAATCGCCATACGAGCTTCAATGGGTTCGAAGACACCTACAGATATTTTCTTGCCCTGTATGATTGCCACTTTTACAGCTACTTTGGCTGCAATGATCATTGTTTCGGCTTATCAGAAAATCAATTTATTAAGACCTGTTGTCATTGCGTATGTGGGCGGAATTTCTGCTATTATCGGACTTTTGGTAGTTTATTTGGTTCAATTAAGTAAAAATGAACTTGACGATTTCAGCAAGGTTCTAAGCAATGGACTCATCCTTTTCATTTTTGTTGCCATCGTTCTTGGAGCAGTTTACAAAAAAATAAATGTGTTTGATGCTTTTATTGACGGTGCAAAGGAAGGTTTCACTACCTGCGTGAAAATTATCCCGTATTTAGTGGGAATGTTAATCGCGATTTCTCTTTTAAGAACTTCAGGCGTTTTTGATGTAATAATTGACGGAATGAAATGGATCGCTTATTCAGCCAATGTAGATGCAAGATTTGTAGACGGACTTCCAACTGCTTTAATTAAGCCTTTATCTGGGTCTGGAGCCAGAGGAATGATGGTGGATACTATGGCAACTTTCGGAGCAGACAGTTTTCAGGGGAAATTGGCAGCGGTTCTTCAGGGAAGCTCAGATACGACGTTTTATGTGATTGCAGTTTATTTCGGAGCTGTAGCCATTAAAAATACCAGATATACCGTAATTGCCATGCTTCTGGCAGATTTAGTAGGAATTATTACTTCTATTGTATTGGCGTATTTGTTTTTTGCTTAG
- a CDS encoding bestrophin family protein, translated as MRVYDTKHFLKILFSLHKSDTLKILFPSMLLMAVYSYGVQYLEIEYLHLTSNSKVSNVGMIHSLLGFVLSLLLVFRTNTAYDRWWEGRKLWGKLVNDSRNFAIKINSILAEDRQSAYQIARYIKYFPHFLAKHLSKESTRLALDEDYSEIENSLKNHGPSDLIALLSHKLYQLKREGKITDTEMLFLDTQLSGFLEVCGGCERIKNTPIPYSYSSFIKKFIILYVLALPIAYVINLGYFMIPLTVFVFYVLMSLELIAEEIEDPFNNDENDIPMETIAQNIERNVHQIIVGKK; from the coding sequence ATGAGAGTTTACGACACCAAACATTTCCTTAAAATTCTTTTTAGCCTTCATAAAAGCGATACGTTGAAGATTCTTTTTCCTTCGATGCTTCTTATGGCTGTATATTCTTACGGTGTTCAGTATCTTGAGATAGAATATCTTCATTTAACTTCAAACTCGAAGGTGAGTAATGTAGGGATGATTCATTCTTTACTCGGATTTGTACTTTCTTTGCTTTTGGTTTTCAGAACAAATACAGCGTACGACAGATGGTGGGAAGGCAGAAAACTGTGGGGAAAACTGGTAAATGATTCCAGAAACTTTGCCATAAAAATTAATTCTATTCTTGCAGAAGACAGGCAATCTGCATATCAAATTGCAAGATATATTAAATATTTTCCGCATTTTTTAGCAAAACACCTTTCTAAAGAATCTACGAGACTCGCATTGGATGAAGATTATTCTGAGATCGAAAACTCATTGAAAAATCATGGTCCTTCAGATTTAATAGCACTTCTTAGCCATAAATTATATCAGCTTAAAAGAGAAGGTAAGATTACCGATACAGAAATGCTTTTTTTAGACACACAATTATCTGGTTTTCTGGAAGTTTGCGGCGGATGCGAGAGAATTAAAAACACTCCTATTCCTTATTCTTATTCATCTTTTATAAAAAAGTTTATCATTCTGTATGTTTTGGCACTTCCCATTGCGTATGTCATTAATCTCGGATATTTTATGATTCCGCTAACGGTTTTTGTCTTTTATGTATTAATGAGTTTAGAATTAATCGCTGAAGAAATAGAAGATCCTTTTAATAATGATGAAAACGATATTCCTATGGAAACTATTGCTCAGAACATCGAACGAAACGTTCATCAAATCATCGTTGGAAAAAAATAA
- a CDS encoding RNA methyltransferase — protein MVHKLKLEELNRIDVETFKKTDKISLVVVLDNVRSMHNVGATFRTADAFLVEKIVLCGITPQPPHREIHKAALGATESVDWSYEKDINTAIENLKLNGFEILGIEQTSNSIMISDFKIDHSKKYTIILGNEVDGISDEALPNIETFLEIPQLGTKHSLNVSVCGGIVMWEFAKALK, from the coding sequence TTGGTACACAAATTAAAGCTTGAGGAGCTCAACAGAATAGATGTAGAAACATTCAAGAAAACAGATAAAATCTCTTTGGTCGTCGTGTTGGATAATGTTAGAAGTATGCATAATGTAGGAGCCACTTTCAGAACTGCGGATGCATTTTTGGTGGAAAAGATTGTTCTTTGCGGAATTACACCTCAACCTCCACACCGCGAAATCCATAAGGCGGCTCTGGGTGCTACAGAAAGTGTAGACTGGAGCTATGAAAAAGACATCAATACCGCTATTGAAAATTTGAAATTAAATGGCTTTGAAATTTTGGGAATCGAGCAAACTTCAAACAGCATTATGATTTCTGATTTTAAAATTGATCATTCTAAAAAATATACCATTATTCTGGGCAATGAAGTAGACGGAATTAGCGATGAAGCTTTACCAAACATCGAAACTTTTCTTGAAATTCCTCAATTGGGAACCAAGCATTCTTTAAATGTAAGTGTTTGCGGAGGAATCGTAATGTGGGAGTTTGCAAAAGCCTTAAAATAA
- a CDS encoding glycosyltransferase — translation MSSKKILVSAFSNLYTDQRIEKVCRTLYENGYQIELIGNDWGGKTEMHRPYPFSRISLSSKSLKTAYFEFNWKLYHELKSKFDKNTILLANDLDALLPNYLISKKYNIPLVFDSHEIFSEMPAIQGKLSQKLWRYLEKSLVPKIKFMMTASSGYADWFHRKYGVDAVVVRNAPRKFDFSQNIPENNPKIILYQGVINPFRGIDKAILAMHHLENVVFKIAGDGPMRKEYEDLVTKENLQEKVQFIGKLLPQDLRKITILADCGMSIEENGGESYFYSLPNKVLDCIQGRVPLIMSPFPEMESIKNRFNVGEIIENHNPQSIAKAIKKVLEKGRKNYFPELEKAAEALCWENEEHKILNLFEKITLS, via the coding sequence ATGAGCAGTAAAAAAATTTTAGTCTCCGCGTTCAGCAATTTGTATACGGATCAAAGAATAGAAAAAGTCTGCCGAACTTTATACGAAAACGGATACCAAATTGAGCTAATTGGAAATGATTGGGGCGGTAAAACAGAAATGCACCGACCTTATCCTTTTTCCCGAATTTCTTTATCTTCCAAAAGCTTAAAAACCGCTTATTTTGAATTCAACTGGAAGCTGTATCATGAATTAAAATCTAAATTTGATAAAAACACAATTCTTTTAGCAAATGATTTGGATGCACTGTTACCGAATTATTTAATTTCAAAAAAATACAATATTCCTTTGGTTTTCGACAGCCATGAGATTTTTTCTGAAATGCCTGCTATACAGGGTAAACTGTCACAAAAACTGTGGAGATATCTCGAAAAAAGTCTTGTTCCGAAAATAAAATTCATGATGACTGCAAGTTCGGGGTATGCAGACTGGTTTCATAGAAAATATGGCGTGGATGCAGTGGTTGTAAGAAATGCACCTAGAAAGTTTGATTTTTCACAAAATATTCCCGAGAATAATCCTAAAATCATTTTATATCAAGGCGTTATCAATCCTTTCCGCGGAATTGACAAAGCGATATTGGCAATGCATCATCTTGAAAATGTAGTTTTTAAAATTGCAGGTGATGGTCCTATGAGAAAAGAATATGAAGATTTGGTTACAAAGGAAAATCTTCAGGAAAAAGTACAGTTTATAGGGAAATTGCTGCCACAGGATTTACGTAAAATTACGATTTTGGCAGATTGCGGAATGAGTATTGAAGAAAACGGCGGAGAAAGTTACTTTTATTCTTTGCCCAACAAAGTTTTAGACTGTATTCAGGGCAGAGTTCCTTTAATTATGTCTCCATTTCCTGAAATGGAAAGCATTAAAAACAGGTTTAATGTGGGTGAGATTATCGAAAATCATAATCCTCAGTCTATTGCCAAAGCCATAAAAAAAGTGTTAGAAAAAGGCAGAAAAAATTATTTCCCTGAACTCGAAAAAGCTGCCGAAGCCTTATGTTGGGAAAATGAAGAGCACAAAATTCTGAATCTTTTTGAAAAAATTACACTCTCTTAG